One window of Candidatus Zixiibacteriota bacterium genomic DNA carries:
- a CDS encoding dockerin type I domain-containing protein: MVKRIFTIVALLMVLGLPALHAQDPGIPDTLYIDSVKVYQGNKAAVNVNFYNDEPLAAIEIPLQYSSPDITLDSISFVGSRIAYVANKLVSINAANQQFVVAVIVIMEANIAPGRGLAFKAHFNIPSGIPNQKVIIDSMFYPPSSVLSFVDSATNELITPVLKRGIIIVGDYTPPPVIGVSPDSFYFEGIAGSPPPSPQILKITNLGEGQLRWTTSKKSTWLNILPPYGIAPSNVQIYANIIGLPIGTYYDTVVVSDTNATNDPVLIPVKLKVKQPPPTISLTPTSFNFSAVAGSSNPPSQILTIKNTGQSVLHWTTAGKSSWLSLNPLSGTDSGAVTLSVDITGLSYGFYYDTITVSDTNASNNPQIAVVRLEVASDLPIMAVDSDFILVVVDLGNPYPPDRSFNIFNAGGGSMTFSVSENSPRILSLTPASGTVPQSVTASFKTLTGGYHGLNVYDTVTITSLEAINSPLYVVFQFHYVNSPARIVLNQDSIVANYYECGDGTGTPPPLPQFGIFNYGTDPMAVSLTWKSSWLKPNHDFTGTPALITLNFVHQGFTVGTYYDTIVISAVNAINSPVRLPVAMHILPTATAPFIVLSYNDTVFLTAQEERLGKDYFIDVNNANPGCMPWSVQENIGWLYFSIDSSNNYKYPWTVQFSPFAEGLTIGTYNDHCQIVSPTASNSPLNINFKLQVWKFYGDVNYDGILNILDISYFIRYLYKNGPPPKPELRVGDCNCDFRVNVADIGELIYYLYINHNPLCGNPY, encoded by the coding sequence ATGGTTAAAAGGATCTTTACCATTGTTGCACTGCTTATGGTCCTGGGGCTTCCTGCCCTGCATGCCCAGGATCCCGGTATCCCCGATACCCTGTATATTGACTCGGTTAAGGTCTATCAGGGTAATAAGGCGGCCGTGAATGTCAATTTTTATAATGATGAACCGCTGGCTGCAATTGAAATTCCTCTTCAATATTCCAGCCCGGATATTACGCTGGATTCCATTTCATTTGTCGGTTCGCGGATTGCTTACGTGGCCAATAAACTCGTGTCCATCAACGCCGCCAATCAGCAATTTGTCGTGGCGGTGATTGTTATCATGGAAGCGAATATCGCGCCGGGACGGGGTCTGGCATTCAAAGCTCATTTCAATATACCGAGCGGTATCCCCAATCAGAAGGTAATTATTGATTCAATGTTTTATCCCCCTTCATCGGTCTTGAGTTTCGTTGACAGCGCCACCAACGAATTGATCACCCCGGTTCTGAAGCGGGGAATAATCATAGTCGGTGATTATACGCCCCCGCCCGTAATCGGCGTCAGTCCTGACTCTTTCTATTTTGAGGGCATTGCCGGGAGTCCGCCCCCCAGTCCGCAAATTCTTAAAATAACTAATCTCGGCGAAGGACAATTGCGCTGGACAACCAGCAAGAAATCGACCTGGCTCAATATTCTACCCCCTTACGGCATTGCCCCTTCCAATGTACAAATTTACGCCAACATCATTGGTTTGCCGATTGGGACCTATTATGATACTGTTGTCGTTTCCGATACTAATGCCACCAACGATCCTGTGCTGATTCCAGTCAAGCTGAAAGTAAAGCAACCGCCGCCGACAATTTCGCTTACTCCGACTTCCTTCAATTTCAGCGCCGTCGCCGGTTCATCGAATCCGCCATCGCAGATTCTGACGATTAAGAACACCGGCCAGAGTGTCCTGCACTGGACGACGGCCGGGAAATCCAGTTGGCTCTCTCTGAATCCCCTCTCCGGAACCGATTCGGGGGCGGTCACTCTCTCGGTCGATATCACCGGTCTTAGCTATGGATTCTACTATGACACAATTACGGTTTCCGATACCAATGCGAGTAATAATCCCCAGATAGCTGTCGTCCGTCTGGAGGTTGCCTCCGACCTGCCGATAATGGCCGTCGACTCCGATTTTATCCTCGTTGTCGTCGATCTCGGTAATCCTTACCCCCCCGACCGGAGCTTCAATATTTTCAATGCCGGCGGAGGATCGATGACTTTTTCGGTCTCCGAGAATTCGCCCCGAATACTCAGCCTTACCCCAGCTTCCGGAACGGTGCCGCAGTCGGTAACGGCCAGTTTCAAAACCCTTACCGGCGGCTATCACGGCCTGAATGTTTATGACACCGTTACAATTACCTCTCTGGAGGCCATTAATTCGCCTCTGTATGTCGTCTTTCAATTTCATTATGTGAATAGTCCGGCTCGTATCGTCCTGAACCAGGATTCCATTGTTGCCAATTATTATGAATGCGGCGATGGCACCGGAACCCCCCCGCCGTTGCCCCAGTTTGGGATATTCAACTATGGTACCGATCCCATGGCGGTTAGCCTGACCTGGAAATCATCCTGGCTGAAACCCAATCACGATTTTACCGGAACCCCCGCGTTAATTACGCTGAATTTTGTGCACCAGGGATTTACCGTCGGAACTTATTACGATACTATTGTCATCAGCGCCGTTAACGCCATAAATAGCCCGGTCAGACTGCCGGTGGCCATGCATATTCTTCCGACCGCTACGGCTCCCTTTATTGTGCTGTCGTACAATGACACGGTCTTTCTCACGGCTCAAGAAGAACGGTTGGGGAAGGACTACTTCATTGATGTGAATAATGCTAATCCCGGTTGCATGCCCTGGTCGGTGCAGGAAAATATCGGTTGGCTTTATTTCAGTATTGATTCCAGCAATAACTATAAATATCCATGGACAGTCCAGTTCAGCCCGTTTGCCGAAGGCCTTACCATAGGCACATATAATGACCACTGTCAGATTGTCTCTCCCACCGCTTCCAATTCCCCCTTAAATATTAATTTTAAGCTCCAGGTCTGGAAATTCTATGGCGATGTTAATTATGATGGGATCCTCAATATCCTTGATATCTCCTATTTCATCAGATACTTATATAAGAATGGACCCCCTCCGAAACCCGAATTGCGGGTGGGTGACTGCAACTGCGATTTTCGCGTAAATGTTGCCGATATTGGGGAGCTGATTTATTATCTCTACATTAATCACAATCCATTATGCGGGAATCCCTATTAA
- a CDS encoding M1 family aminopeptidase: MLRKTIIATLLFVSFTTVAIESLAQIPYIDSAAAQNLTPSEMHRIMGEAKAERLARFRAAVAMKPALIYNQTEFDVGYYRIELKVDVPSQILYGNVKMTAKSLVNNLDTISLDFDATMTVDSVFMPGGQLSFTHAGYGLTIILDKNYSLDEVFSLSVAYHGHPAGGGFQAFSFSQRNGYPIVSSLSEPYLARTWWPCKDRPDDKADSLDIFVTCDTALYCASNGKLIDTTRNGDGTWTFSYQVRYPITTYLFSVAISKYTVWRDWYYHGTNDSMEIVHHVYPDLYANSLTHWNITPYAIGVFAGLFGEYPFINEKYGHANFQWGGGMEHQTVTSMVGDWFGFYEPTVVHELSHQWWGDMITCNNWHDIWLNEGFASYSEALYYEVKEGKSSYDSYMVGLDFTGEGTIYVYDTTNVDNIFGWIVYDKGAWVLHMLRHIVGDATFFNIMQTYYGSVYQWRDVTSQQFKELCESVSGKDLDYFFDEWLYGTFRPKYWWSFKTEQDPSDGKYWVYLPLEQVQTTPPQVFSMPVDIRFTFSGSSDTSTTVIFNDTRRKFYFFKTDRQVNDIALDPGNWILKNNYKLSWTYHLIPFPLDTGTQDMSYQDSIIIRGGSGSNKYTIRSGALPSGLHLDTLTGVISGTPFDYGEYDFMIRANDMMGSYKDSVDYHLTVKPVAGLAGDVNNSGIRNIQDITFLINFLYKGGAQPPLPALADPNRDCLMNIQDVTFLINYLYKQGPAPQLGCAPM; encoded by the coding sequence ATGTTGAGAAAAACCATAATCGCCACCCTTTTATTTGTCTCTTTCACCACGGTCGCCATTGAATCTTTAGCACAGATACCGTACATCGATTCCGCGGCAGCCCAAAATCTCACCCCCTCGGAAATGCATCGGATTATGGGTGAAGCCAAGGCCGAGCGCCTGGCACGATTCCGAGCGGCCGTGGCGATGAAACCCGCGCTGATATACAACCAGACCGAATTCGATGTCGGATATTATAGAATCGAATTGAAAGTTGACGTTCCCAGTCAGATACTTTATGGAAATGTGAAGATGACCGCCAAATCGCTGGTTAACAACCTCGATACGATCTCGCTGGATTTCGATGCCACTATGACCGTCGACTCAGTTTTTATGCCGGGCGGTCAATTGAGCTTCACTCATGCCGGCTATGGCCTGACCATTATTCTGGATAAGAACTATAGTCTGGATGAGGTTTTCTCTCTTTCAGTCGCCTATCATGGCCATCCGGCGGGCGGCGGTTTTCAGGCATTCTCTTTTTCCCAGCGTAACGGCTATCCCATTGTTTCCTCGCTTTCGGAACCATATCTGGCCCGCACCTGGTGGCCCTGCAAGGACCGTCCCGACGATAAAGCTGATTCCCTTGATATCTTCGTCACCTGCGACACGGCTCTTTACTGCGCCTCCAACGGCAAGTTGATCGACACCACGCGCAACGGCGACGGCACCTGGACTTTTTCTTATCAAGTCAGATATCCTATTACTACCTATCTCTTTTCGGTCGCCATCTCCAAATATACGGTCTGGCGCGATTGGTACTACCATGGAACAAACGACTCGATGGAAATCGTTCACCATGTTTATCCCGACCTGTATGCCAATTCTCTGACCCACTGGAATATCACCCCCTATGCCATCGGTGTCTTTGCCGGCCTTTTCGGAGAATACCCTTTTATTAATGAAAAATACGGTCATGCCAATTTCCAGTGGGGGGGAGGAATGGAGCATCAGACGGTCACCTCTATGGTCGGCGACTGGTTCGGTTTTTATGAACCGACTGTGGTACATGAATTGTCCCATCAGTGGTGGGGGGATATGATCACCTGCAATAACTGGCATGACATCTGGCTCAACGAGGGCTTTGCCTCCTATAGCGAGGCTTTGTACTATGAAGTCAAAGAAGGCAAGAGCAGTTACGACAGCTACATGGTCGGCCTGGATTTCACCGGTGAAGGGACTATCTATGTCTATGATACGACTAACGTAGATAATATATTCGGCTGGATTGTATATGATAAAGGGGCTTGGGTCTTGCATATGCTGCGTCACATCGTCGGCGATGCCACATTCTTCAACATCATGCAGACATATTACGGCAGTGTTTACCAGTGGCGCGATGTTACCAGCCAGCAGTTCAAGGAATTGTGCGAATCGGTTTCGGGCAAGGATTTGGATTATTTCTTCGATGAATGGCTTTATGGCACCTTCCGGCCGAAATATTGGTGGTCGTTCAAGACCGAACAGGATCCCTCCGATGGCAAGTATTGGGTTTATTTACCTCTGGAGCAAGTCCAGACCACGCCGCCTCAGGTCTTTTCGATGCCGGTGGATATTCGTTTCACCTTCAGCGGCAGCAGCGATACAAGCACAACCGTCATCTTCAACGATACACGCAGGAAATTCTATTTCTTCAAGACCGACCGCCAGGTGAATGACATCGCCCTTGACCCCGGCAACTGGATTCTGAAGAATAATTATAAGTTGAGTTGGACATATCATCTTATTCCTTTTCCGCTCGATACAGGCACTCAGGATATGTCTTACCAGGATTCAATAATTATCCGCGGTGGTTCGGGGAGCAACAAGTATACAATTCGTTCCGGTGCCCTGCCTTCCGGACTGCATCTCGATACGTTGACCGGAGTGATATCGGGAACTCCTTTTGACTATGGTGAATATGACTTCATGATCAGGGCAAATGACATGATGGGCAGTTACAAGGATTCGGTCGATTATCATCTTACGGTGAAACCGGTGGCCGGATTGGCCGGTGATGTCAACAACAGCGGCATTCGCAATATTCAGGATATTACCTTCCTGATTAACTTCCTGTATAAGGGTGGGGCACAACCGCCGCTTCCTGCTTTAGCCGATCCCAATCGGGACTGTCTCATGAATATTCAGGACGTGACTTTTCTGATCAACTATCTTTATAAACAGGGACCGGCCCCGCAGTTGGGCTGTGCTCCCATGTAA
- the miaB gene encoding tRNA (N6-isopentenyl adenosine(37)-C2)-methylthiotransferase MiaB, whose amino-acid sequence MSVRSYKILTFGCQMNLADSGSLATILNSYGYYPAQTEEEAELLILNTCSVRERAEERIFGRLGELSAWKKAASTRKIAVVGCMAQRLGPRILERAPQIDLVLGTDRMFELPAYLANGSSGVNIHTEFGHEQLGDLLPARDNPYTAFVTISRGCGNYCTYCIVPYVRGEERSYPSIRIIGQIKALVDDGVLEIMLLGQNVNSYRDNGHDFADLLRRIASETEIRRIRFMTSHPKDLSDRLINVIASEPKMMAHLHLPLQSGSDRILERMGRGYSYGHYRRLVDKLKTALPDISLTTDLIVGFPSETEAEYEMTLAAVEEISFDSAFMFRYSPREGTTAAQFEDDVPEAEKIRRLTKLISLQKKVSFERNQRELGQIRAVLVDGVSRRDKNVLKGKTEGNKTILFEGAVSDIGSICRVQITAADSWTLHGEVIEKC is encoded by the coding sequence TTGAGTGTCAGAAGCTACAAAATATTGACCTTCGGCTGCCAGATGAATCTGGCCGATTCCGGTTCGCTGGCAACGATACTGAACTCTTACGGATATTATCCGGCGCAAACGGAGGAGGAAGCCGAGCTTCTTATCCTCAACACCTGTTCGGTCCGTGAGCGCGCCGAGGAACGAATTTTCGGTCGCCTGGGGGAATTGAGCGCCTGGAAAAAAGCCGCTTCCACCCGCAAAATTGCCGTCGTCGGTTGCATGGCGCAGCGACTGGGGCCGAGAATTCTGGAACGAGCCCCTCAAATCGATTTGGTCCTCGGAACCGACCGGATGTTTGAGCTTCCGGCCTACCTTGCCAACGGCTCTTCCGGCGTCAATATCCATACCGAATTCGGTCACGAGCAGTTGGGCGACCTCCTGCCGGCCCGGGATAATCCCTACACCGCTTTTGTCACCATTTCACGCGGCTGCGGCAATTATTGCACCTATTGCATCGTGCCGTACGTCCGCGGCGAGGAACGGTCTTACCCGTCCATACGGATTATCGGGCAGATAAAGGCGCTGGTCGATGACGGCGTGCTCGAGATTATGCTCCTCGGCCAAAATGTCAATTCCTACCGCGATAACGGCCACGACTTTGCCGATCTCCTCCGCCGTATCGCCTCGGAGACGGAAATAAGGCGCATCCGCTTCATGACCTCCCACCCCAAGGACCTTTCCGACCGTCTGATCAATGTCATCGCTTCGGAACCGAAAATGATGGCCCATCTGCATCTGCCTTTGCAGTCCGGCTCCGATAGAATTCTGGAAAGAATGGGACGCGGCTATTCCTATGGTCACTATCGCCGTCTGGTCGACAAATTGAAAACCGCCCTGCCCGATATTTCTCTCACCACCGACCTGATTGTCGGATTTCCCTCGGAAACAGAAGCTGAATATGAAATGACCCTTGCGGCGGTCGAGGAAATCTCCTTTGATTCGGCCTTCATGTTCCGCTATTCCCCCCGTGAGGGAACCACGGCGGCTCAATTCGAGGATGATGTTCCCGAGGCGGAGAAAATCCGACGGCTGACAAAGCTGATAAGTCTTCAGAAAAAAGTCTCTTTCGAAAGAAATCAGCGGGAACTGGGGCAGATTCGAGCCGTGCTGGTCGATGGCGTATCACGCCGGGACAAGAATGTCCTCAAAGGGAAAACGGAAGGCAATAAGACTATCCTTTTTGAGGGCGCCGTATCCGATATCGGCTCCATCTGCCGAGTACAAATCACCGCCGCCGACAGCTGGACCTTACACGGGGAAGTGATCGAAAAATGCTGA